One Candidatus Fermentibacter sp. genomic window, ATCGAGCCTCCTGCCGTTCCTGCTCACGAAGAGCCAGGGCGACCCGGGGTCCCTCCTGGTGAACGACGGTCTGACGGACAGCCAGGAAGATATGACTGCTACCGACATTTCCGCCACAGGCACGATCCTGTCCCTTCCCCCCTTGCCGGAGACGATCCGCAGCATGCAGCGCTCGAGGTCGAGATCCTCGAGCCTTGCGGCGGAAGCCTCCGAGACCCTTGCGCCCGAGCCGTACAGGAGCTCCACGACCGCCCTGTCCCTCATGCCCGTCGCCGTGGACGTGTCGTAGGACTCGAGTACGGACATCACTTCCGAGACACCCAGGAATCCCGGCAGTCTGCGCGGGGCCTTCGGCATCGGCAGTCTCGAAGCCTGCGAACCCTCCGACCCGCCGCTGAGTTCGAGCCAGCCCTCGAGGGCCCTGAGAGCGGAGATCTCCCGGGAAACCGACCTCGGGGAGAGCCCTCGCTCCGATTCGCCCCTCACGAACGCTCTGAGTGTATCCGAATCGAACCTCGGGGTTCCTTCGCAGAAGTCGAGGAACTTCCGGAGGTCCGAGATGTACGAGGATGCCGTCCGGGCGGACAGACCCCTGGCGCCGGTGAGCCAGGAGGAGAAGGCAGCTAGGAGTTCCCGGCCGGCTTCCGGCAGCTCGGACACATCAGCCCCTTCGCTGTCTCCTCGAGGTACGGGAAGCCGCATCTCTCGCACCTGCGAGCCACCGGCTTCCTCCACGAGGCGTGCCTGCACTCGGGGAAACGGCTGCAGGAATAGAAGATGCGCCCTTTCTTCGACCTGCGCTCGACCAGCTCGCCGCTGCATCCCTCCTCGGGGCAGGCCACTCCGGTGGGGGCCGGTTCGGTGTGACGGCATGCCGCCCCGGAACAGCCCAGGTACCTCCCGAACCTGCCGGTCCGGAACACGAGCGGGGAGCCGCATTCAGGGCACTTCCTCCCGCTGTCGACCGCCGTTTCGGCCGACTTCCTGAACCTGCACGAGGGATAGTCCGAGCACGAGAGGTAGCTGCCGAACCTGCCGGGCTTCAGGAGCAGAGGCGAACCGCACTGGGGGCACTTCTCGCCGGTCTGGCGCGAGAGCTCGCTCCGCACCCGCCCCAGGTTCTCGACAGCCGATTTCAGGGACTGCTCCAGGGGCTCCTGGAGCCGTGAGACCGCCTCTTCGTAGCTCGTGCCGCCGGAAGCGACGCTGTCGAGCATCTCCTCCATGGACGCCGTGAACGATGTCTCGAAGATTGCCGGGAAGAGGTCCACGAGGAGCCGCACCGTCGCGGTGCCGAGTTCGGTGGGCCTGAGCCTCTTCTCGCTGAGCACCACGTAGCTCCTCTTCCTGATGGTGTCTATGATGCTCACATAGGTCGACGGGCGGCCTATCCCGAGCTTCTTCATCTCGGCCACCAGCCCTGCCTCGGTGAACCTGGACGGAGGCTTCGTGAAGCACTGTTCGGCCGTCACTTCGAGGAGTTCGGCCCGGCCTTCGGCGAGGGAGCCGGGCATCGGCGACTCTATCGATGCCTGGCCGGGGTCTATCGTGAGGAAACCTCTCGATCTCAGCGCTTCTCCCGTAGCCCGGAACTCGTAGACGCCTCCCGTGAACGTCACCACTGTGCGGTCGACAATGGCGTCGGAGGCCTGCGAGGCTGTGAAACGCCTCCAGATCAGGCCGTAGAGCCTGAGATGCTGGTCCGGGATCCTGCCCTTGAGCATCTCAGGGGTCCTGGCGGGATCGGTGGGTCTTATGGCCTCGTGCGCGTCCTGGGAGCCGGACGAACTCCTGAACCTCCTCGGCGAGGGAGGGAGCATGCCGGGACCGAAGGCGGCCTCCAGGAATTCCCTGGCGGCCTGCTGCGCCTCCGGGGCTATCCTGACCGAATCGGTCCT contains:
- a CDS encoding tyrosine recombinase XerC; translated protein: MSELPEAGRELLAAFSSWLTGARGLSARTASSYISDLRKFLDFCEGTPRFDSDTLRAFVRGESERGLSPRSVSREISALRALEGWLELSGGSEGSQASRLPMPKAPRRLPGFLGVSEVMSVLESYDTSTATGMRDRAVVELLYGSGARVSEASAARLEDLDLERCMLRIVSGKGGRDRIVPVAEMSVAVISSWLSVRPSFTRRDPGSPWLFVSRNGRRLDPRDIRRIVAKGLCGASRTLGATPHTFRHSFATHLLDNGADLRAVQEMLGHASLSTTQIYTHLTGDRLREVYRRAHPRGEDEG
- the topA gene encoding type I DNA topoisomerase; the encoded protein is MSARSLVIIESPAKARTLRGYLGGDFEIVASMGHVRDLPRQRLGVSTDSGFKPQYTILPEKRSTIDDLRRIAKKYDTIYLAADPDREGEAICWHLSELLKRDGVKFKRLKFNEITKDAVLGSLKKAGEIDMDLVDAQQARRVMDRLVGYRISPYLWRAISSGLSAGRVQSVALRLVQEREDQISSFVPVEYWPVKARFGQGGEEVSTTLVRIAGKRADGDRHAPGSREEVDLLLPGIRAESWMLSSIERREATLRPLPPFITSTLQQSASSTLGLSPSRTMSLAQELYEGMDIGGEHSGLITYMRTDSVRIAPEAQQAAREFLEAAFGPGMLPPSPRRFRSSSGSQDAHEAIRPTDPARTPEMLKGRIPDQHLRLYGLIWRRFTASQASDAIVDRTVVTFTGGVYEFRATGEALRSRGFLTIDPGQASIESPMPGSLAEGRAELLEVTAEQCFTKPPSRFTEAGLVAEMKKLGIGRPSTYVSIIDTIRKRSYVVLSEKRLRPTELGTATVRLLVDLFPAIFETSFTASMEEMLDSVASGGTSYEEAVSRLQEPLEQSLKSAVENLGRVRSELSRQTGEKCPQCGSPLLLKPGRFGSYLSCSDYPSCRFRKSAETAVDSGRKCPECGSPLVFRTGRFGRYLGCSGAACRHTEPAPTGVACPEEGCSGELVERRSKKGRIFYSCSRFPECRHASWRKPVARRCERCGFPYLEETAKGLMCPSCRKPAGNS